In one Corallococcus sp. EGB genomic region, the following are encoded:
- a CDS encoding cell envelope biogenesis protein TolA, translated as MHAESNMQDPNETPSSNTMLPVGEATPAATPSRRRSSGARKGARKASSRRTGAAKKATSKRTTAKKAAGKRTAKKAAGKRGAAKKATAKRGARKAPARRAAAGRTARKSSGRGTSARKSSTRRSTRR; from the coding sequence ATGCACGCCGAGTCGAACATGCAGGACCCGAACGAGACCCCGTCGTCCAACACGATGCTGCCGGTCGGTGAGGCGACGCCCGCCGCCACGCCGTCGCGCCGCCGCTCCTCCGGCGCGCGCAAGGGCGCGCGCAAGGCGTCGTCCCGCCGCACGGGGGCCGCGAAGAAGGCGACCTCCAAGCGCACCACGGCGAAGAAGGCCGCGGGCAAGCGCACCGCGAAGAAGGCCGCGGGCAAGCGCGGCGCCGCGAAGAAGGCCACCGCCAAGCGCGGCGCCCGCAAGGCCCCGGCCCGTCGCGCCGCCGCCGGCCGCACCGCGCGCAAGTCGTCCGGCCGCGGCACGTCCGCGCGCAAGAGCTCCACGCGCCGCTCCACGCGCCGCTAG
- the dapE gene encoding succinyl-diaminopimelate desuccinylase has product MASNDLATRLARTTLELCRIESPIGHEGPIADHVEGWALKHFRREEVFRVGHTLLLGSLEDPRPTVALIGHLDTVPMHPGDMGRAPRIEGERVHGLGASDMKGGVAVMMALAEDLERDALPVNVAFLLYEREEGAYAESGLIPLYAKRPDLSRVKFGIAMEPTDGVVQVGCVGSMQVTVRFTGRSAHSARPWQGENAIHKAGPLLTELLGRERVEVNVAGFPFYEVISATLAKGGRARNVVPEAFELNLNYRFAPGKSVAQAKEDVLALVAGRAEVEFTDASPSGPVAAGNPLFQRLMSLTGLPAASKQAWTDVARFGEWGVDAVNFGPGETAQAHQLHESAPIPPLAVAYEKLAAFLRGAA; this is encoded by the coding sequence ATGGCCTCCAACGACCTCGCCACCCGCCTTGCCCGGACGACGCTCGAGCTGTGTCGCATTGAAAGCCCCATTGGCCACGAGGGTCCCATCGCGGACCACGTGGAGGGCTGGGCGCTGAAGCACTTCCGCCGCGAGGAGGTCTTCCGCGTCGGGCACACGCTGCTCCTGGGCTCGTTGGAGGACCCCCGCCCCACGGTGGCGCTCATCGGCCACCTGGACACGGTGCCCATGCACCCCGGGGATATGGGCCGCGCTCCGCGCATCGAAGGGGAGCGCGTGCACGGCCTGGGCGCTTCCGACATGAAGGGCGGCGTCGCGGTGATGATGGCGCTGGCGGAGGACCTCGAGCGCGATGCCCTGCCCGTCAACGTGGCCTTCCTCCTGTACGAGCGCGAGGAGGGCGCCTACGCGGAGAGCGGCCTCATCCCGCTGTACGCGAAGCGGCCGGACCTCTCCCGCGTGAAGTTCGGCATCGCCATGGAGCCCACGGACGGCGTGGTGCAGGTGGGCTGCGTCGGCAGCATGCAGGTGACCGTCCGCTTCACGGGGCGCAGCGCGCACTCGGCCCGGCCGTGGCAGGGGGAGAACGCCATCCACAAGGCGGGGCCGCTGCTCACGGAGCTGTTGGGCCGCGAGCGCGTGGAGGTGAACGTCGCGGGCTTCCCCTTCTATGAAGTCATCAGCGCCACGCTGGCCAAGGGAGGCCGTGCGCGCAACGTGGTGCCGGAGGCGTTCGAGCTGAACCTCAACTACCGCTTCGCGCCGGGCAAGAGCGTGGCGCAGGCGAAGGAGGACGTGCTGGCGCTGGTGGCGGGCCGCGCGGAGGTGGAGTTCACGGACGCGTCCCCCAGCGGGCCGGTGGCCGCGGGCAACCCGCTGTTCCAGCGGCTGATGTCGCTCACGGGGCTGCCCGCGGCGTCGAAGCAGGCGTGGACGGACGTGGCCCGCTTCGGCGAGTGGGGCGTGGACGCGGTGAACTTCGGACCCGGCGAGACGGCGCAGGCGCACCAGCTCCATGAGAGCGCGCCGATTCCTCCCTTGGCCGTGGCGTATGAGAAGCTGGCCGCGTTCCTCAGGGGCGCGGCGTAG
- a CDS encoding cupin domain-containing protein, protein MEHLDDILPEWLLGTLEPDRREAAARHLDGCARCRAEAARLAPAVDALGTLVPPVAPPESVLQQLMDRMEGPGRFARWAGKVAAFLGVTEGRALELLASMAEPSNWMPGPVRGVELMPVETGPSREGMMAAVVRLLPGVRYPRHAHQGREWNLVLEGGFREGTGHEVWPGDELEKADGSLHDFTALQGPACLCVTVLEGATSFEEQVDGA, encoded by the coding sequence ATGGAACACCTCGACGACATCCTCCCCGAGTGGCTGCTCGGGACCCTGGAGCCGGACCGGCGCGAGGCCGCGGCCCGGCACCTGGACGGCTGTGCGCGCTGCCGGGCGGAAGCCGCCCGGCTGGCGCCCGCCGTGGATGCGCTGGGGACGCTCGTCCCGCCGGTGGCGCCTCCGGAGTCGGTGCTCCAGCAGCTGATGGACCGGATGGAGGGGCCCGGCCGCTTCGCCCGCTGGGCCGGGAAGGTGGCCGCGTTCCTGGGCGTGACGGAGGGGCGGGCCCTCGAGCTGCTGGCGTCCATGGCGGAGCCGTCCAACTGGATGCCCGGCCCGGTGCGGGGCGTGGAGCTGATGCCGGTGGAGACGGGCCCTTCGCGCGAGGGGATGATGGCCGCCGTCGTGCGCCTGCTCCCCGGCGTGCGCTACCCGCGCCATGCGCACCAGGGCCGCGAGTGGAACCTGGTCCTGGAGGGCGGCTTCCGCGAGGGCACCGGCCACGAGGTGTGGCCCGGTGACGAGCTGGAGAAGGCGGACGGTTCGCTGCACGACTTCACCGCGCTGCAGGGCCCCGCGTGCCTCTGCGTCACGGTGTTGGAGGGCGCCACCTCCTTTGAGGAGCAGGTGGACGGCGCCTGA
- a CDS encoding 2,3,4,5-tetrahydropyridine-2,6-dicarboxylate N-succinyltransferase → MATSLEELSQRVSAAFADRAKLKDADTVAAVRETLARLDSGELRVAEKGPEGWRVNAWVKEAILLFFAVSEMRVMEVGPFEFHDKVPLKKGLEAAGVRVVPPGTVRYGAFVEKGAVVMPGYVNIGARVGAGTMVDTWATVGSCAQVGRNVHLSGGVGLGGVLEPPTASPVIIEDGAFLGSRSIVVEGVVVEEEAVLGANVVLTASTQIIDVTGPQEVIHKGRVPARSVVIPGMREKQFPAGKYMVPCALIIGQRKASTDQKTSLNAALRDFAVAV, encoded by the coding sequence ATGGCGACCTCTCTCGAAGAGCTTTCCCAGCGGGTGTCCGCGGCGTTCGCGGACCGGGCGAAACTGAAGGACGCGGACACGGTGGCGGCGGTGCGTGAGACGCTCGCGCGGCTGGACTCCGGTGAGCTGCGCGTCGCGGAGAAGGGCCCGGAAGGCTGGCGGGTCAACGCCTGGGTGAAGGAGGCCATCCTCCTGTTCTTCGCCGTGTCGGAGATGCGGGTGATGGAGGTGGGCCCCTTCGAGTTCCACGACAAGGTGCCGCTGAAGAAGGGCCTGGAGGCGGCGGGCGTGCGCGTGGTGCCGCCGGGCACCGTGCGCTATGGCGCCTTCGTGGAGAAGGGCGCGGTGGTGATGCCCGGGTACGTGAACATCGGCGCGCGGGTGGGCGCGGGCACCATGGTGGACACGTGGGCCACGGTGGGCTCGTGCGCGCAGGTGGGCCGCAACGTCCACCTGTCAGGCGGCGTGGGTCTGGGCGGCGTGCTGGAGCCGCCCACCGCGTCGCCGGTCATCATCGAGGACGGCGCGTTCCTGGGCAGCCGCTCCATCGTGGTGGAGGGCGTGGTGGTGGAGGAGGAGGCGGTGCTCGGCGCCAACGTGGTGCTGACCGCGTCCACGCAGATCATCGACGTCACCGGGCCCCAGGAGGTCATCCACAAGGGCCGCGTGCCGGCGCGCAGCGTGGTGATTCCGGGCATGCGGGAGAAGCAGTTCCCCGCCGGGAAATACATGGTCCCGTGCGCGCTCATCATCGGGCAGCGCAAGGCGTCCACCGACCAGAAGACCAGCCTCAACGCCGCCCTGCGGGACTTCGCCGTCGCGGTGTGA
- a CDS encoding aminotransferase class I/II-fold pyridoxal phosphate-dependent enzyme has product MTTPVFPPLRAAYEPEAFRATAHALMDQLADYLKAALGGGAMPVLPWAPPAVNQERFAAPFPEEPALEVSTAFAGLMARVLEGSHHLHHPRYVGHQVTAPVPLSALCDAVSSLLNNGMAVYEMGPVATAMELHVLAWMAAKLGLPPSARGVLTSGGSAGNLTALLAARQAKAGYDAWNGGAHAGPPLTVLVPRSAHYSLARAVRIMGWGEGGLTPVDVDDRFRVRPDALEDALERATRAGRKVIAVAASAGSTSTGAFDPLEPVADFAQAHGLWFHVDGAHGAAAALSPKYRAQVKGIERADSVVWDAHKGLLMPALVTAVLFRDGARSFDAFSQEAHYLFHGDGEDARPYSDVALRTLECTKEMMALKVYTCLSVLGTRVFEEAVTASYDQGRRFARMLTAAPDFELALEPDCNIVCFRHTPAHVPPEGWDALQVRLREVLVSRGSFYLVQTRLPRGVYLRTTLIHPLTGDADLEALLDALRGAALS; this is encoded by the coding sequence ATGACGACCCCCGTCTTCCCGCCGCTGCGCGCCGCCTATGAACCGGAGGCCTTCCGGGCCACCGCCCACGCCCTGATGGATCAGCTCGCGGACTATCTGAAGGCCGCGCTCGGCGGGGGCGCGATGCCGGTGCTGCCCTGGGCCCCGCCGGCGGTGAACCAGGAGCGCTTCGCCGCGCCCTTCCCGGAGGAGCCGGCCCTGGAGGTCTCCACGGCCTTCGCCGGGTTGATGGCGCGGGTGCTGGAGGGCTCGCACCACCTGCACCACCCGCGCTACGTGGGCCACCAGGTGACGGCGCCCGTGCCGCTGTCGGCGCTGTGCGATGCGGTATCGTCGCTGCTCAACAACGGCATGGCCGTGTACGAGATGGGCCCCGTCGCCACCGCGATGGAGCTCCACGTGCTCGCGTGGATGGCGGCGAAGCTGGGCCTGCCCCCGAGCGCCCGGGGCGTCCTCACCTCCGGTGGCAGCGCGGGCAACCTCACCGCCCTGCTCGCCGCGCGCCAGGCGAAGGCCGGCTACGACGCGTGGAACGGCGGCGCGCACGCGGGTCCGCCCCTCACGGTGCTGGTCCCCCGCTCCGCCCACTACTCCCTGGCCCGCGCGGTCCGCATCATGGGCTGGGGCGAGGGCGGCCTCACCCCGGTGGACGTGGATGACCGCTTCCGCGTGCGGCCGGACGCCCTGGAGGACGCGCTCGAGCGGGCCACCCGCGCGGGGAGGAAGGTCATCGCGGTGGCGGCCAGCGCGGGCTCCACCTCCACCGGCGCCTTCGACCCGCTGGAGCCCGTGGCGGACTTCGCGCAAGCGCACGGCCTGTGGTTCCACGTGGACGGCGCGCACGGGGCCGCCGCGGCCTTGAGCCCGAAGTACCGCGCGCAGGTGAAGGGCATCGAGCGGGCGGACTCCGTGGTGTGGGACGCGCACAAGGGGCTGCTCATGCCCGCGCTGGTGACGGCGGTGCTCTTCCGCGACGGCGCGCGCTCCTTCGACGCCTTCTCCCAGGAGGCCCACTACCTCTTCCACGGCGACGGCGAGGACGCGCGCCCCTACAGCGATGTGGCCCTGCGCACGCTGGAGTGCACCAAGGAGATGATGGCCCTCAAGGTCTACACGTGCCTGTCCGTGCTGGGCACGCGCGTCTTCGAGGAGGCCGTCACCGCGTCCTACGACCAGGGCCGCCGCTTCGCGCGCATGCTCACCGCCGCGCCGGACTTCGAGCTGGCGCTGGAGCCGGACTGCAACATCGTCTGCTTCCGCCACACCCCCGCGCACGTCCCGCCCGAGGGCTGGGACGCGCTCCAGGTCCGCCTGCGCGAGGTGTTGGTCTCCCGTGGAAGTTTCTACCTGGTGCAGACGCGGCTGCCCCGGGGGGTCTACCTGCGCACCACGCTCATCCACCCGCTCACCGGGGACGCGGACCTGGAGGCCCTGCTGGACGCGCTCCGGGGTGCGGCCCTTTCCTGA
- a CDS encoding glycosyltransferase family 2 protein translates to MLVSLVIPVYNEIPTLAEILRRCTAVDFPKELVLVDDCSKDGSREFLRQLSEQGLDVLGGTPKNRNEIRVLFQEKNQGKGAALRRGFAEATGDIILVQDADLEYDPKDIPRVIQPIIDGEADVVFGSRFIGSPRRVLYYWHTVLNNTLTMLSNMTSGLNLTDMETCYKAFRAEVLRSVHVEEDRFGFEPEITAKVARGNWRVFEVPISYHGRTYEEGKKIGWKDGVRALYAIAKYSLKR, encoded by the coding sequence ATGCTCGTCTCGCTCGTCATTCCCGTCTACAACGAGATTCCCACCCTGGCGGAAATCCTCCGCCGCTGCACCGCGGTGGACTTCCCCAAGGAGCTCGTCCTGGTGGACGACTGCTCCAAGGACGGCAGCCGCGAATTCCTGCGTCAGCTGTCCGAACAGGGCCTGGACGTCCTGGGGGGCACGCCGAAGAACCGGAACGAAATCCGGGTGCTCTTCCAGGAGAAGAACCAGGGCAAGGGGGCCGCGCTGCGCCGGGGCTTCGCCGAGGCCACCGGGGACATCATCCTCGTCCAGGACGCGGACCTGGAGTACGACCCCAAGGACATCCCGCGGGTCATCCAGCCCATCATCGACGGCGAGGCGGACGTCGTCTTCGGCAGCCGCTTCATCGGGTCGCCACGCCGGGTGCTGTACTACTGGCACACCGTGCTCAACAACACGCTCACCATGCTCTCCAACATGACGAGCGGGTTGAACCTCACGGACATGGAGACCTGCTACAAGGCCTTCCGCGCGGAGGTGCTGCGCTCCGTGCACGTGGAGGAGGACCGGTTCGGCTTCGAGCCCGAAATCACCGCCAAGGTGGCGCGCGGCAACTGGCGCGTCTTCGAGGTACCCATCAGCTACCACGGGCGCACCTACGAGGAGGGCAAGAAGATTGGCTGGAAGGACGGCGTGCGGGCCCTCTACGCCATCGCGAAGTACTCGCTGAAGCGCTGA
- a CDS encoding rod shape-determining protein produces MFDWLHTLFSRDLAIDLGTANTLIYIRGQGIVSNEPSVVAVQQDSRGGKKVLAVGKEAKEMLGRTPGNIVAIRPMKDGVIADFEITAAMLRYFIQSAHNRKTLVNPRIIIGIPSGITEVERRAVREAAANAGAREVYLIEQPMAAAIGAGLPVTEPSGNMIVDIGGGTSDVAVISLAGIVFAKSVRIGGDKLDEAIIQYVKRKYNLLIGERTAELIKMGIGTAYPTDEVMTMEIKGRDLVAGVPRTLTVSSDEVRDALAEPVNGIVEAVKLTLERTPPELAGDIADRGIVLAGGGALLKNLDTLLREETGLPVFLAEDPLSAVVIGAGKALESLDILRQVCQPG; encoded by the coding sequence ATGTTCGACTGGCTCCACACCCTGTTTTCGCGCGACCTCGCCATCGACCTGGGCACGGCGAACACGCTCATCTACATCCGCGGCCAGGGCATCGTCTCCAACGAGCCCTCCGTCGTGGCGGTGCAGCAGGACTCGCGCGGCGGCAAGAAGGTGCTCGCCGTAGGCAAGGAGGCCAAGGAGATGCTCGGCAGGACGCCGGGCAACATCGTGGCCATCCGGCCCATGAAGGACGGCGTCATCGCGGACTTTGAAATCACCGCCGCGATGCTGCGCTACTTCATCCAGAGCGCGCACAACCGCAAGACGCTGGTGAACCCGCGCATCATCATTGGCATCCCGTCCGGCATCACGGAGGTGGAGCGCCGAGCGGTGCGCGAGGCGGCCGCCAACGCGGGCGCGCGCGAGGTCTATCTCATCGAGCAGCCCATGGCCGCGGCGATTGGCGCGGGCCTGCCGGTGACGGAGCCCAGCGGCAACATGATTGTGGACATCGGCGGTGGCACGTCCGACGTCGCGGTCATCAGCCTCGCGGGCATCGTGTTCGCCAAGTCCGTCCGCATCGGCGGTGACAAGCTGGACGAGGCGATCATCCAGTACGTCAAGCGCAAGTACAACCTGCTCATCGGCGAGCGCACAGCGGAGCTCATCAAGATGGGCATCGGCACGGCGTACCCGACGGACGAGGTCATGACCATGGAGATCAAGGGTCGCGACCTGGTGGCCGGCGTGCCGCGCACGCTGACGGTGTCCAGCGACGAGGTGCGCGACGCGCTCGCGGAGCCCGTCAACGGCATCGTGGAGGCGGTGAAGCTGACGCTGGAGCGCACGCCGCCGGAGTTGGCCGGTGACATCGCGGACCGCGGCATCGTGCTGGCCGGTGGCGGCGCGCTGCTCAAGAACCTGGACACGCTGCTCCGCGAGGAGACGGGCCTGCCGGTGTTCCTCGCAGAGGACCCGCTGTCCGCCGTGGTGATTGGCGCGGGCAAGGCGCTGGAGTCGCTCGACATCCTCCGCCAGGTCTGCCAGCCGGGCTGA
- a CDS encoding c-type cytochrome, with protein sequence MNLRMKLLVVPCAALSFAGGVALATSPDAKAVPQAEPLPKHVLPASKDGNLVLGLCDGETSMEVPGVKDGQKLTRAQAITATAQLMGDWRKKNPNAKWDDVPGPVLAQASPPATKKSPAPAPQPAPGAKPAGSDVRPGGVGAQTGASAVPQQRKADVQTGHTYGAFSERDEQVWADSVQAAVKEGHRVFHDAEALGGTVGVSCDMCHPDAANTHPETYPKYQVQLGRVALLRDMINWCIENPVRGKPLADGDPRMRAMEAYIYAQRKGVKLEYGKH encoded by the coding sequence ATGAACCTGCGAATGAAGCTGCTCGTGGTCCCGTGCGCGGCCCTGTCCTTCGCTGGCGGCGTGGCGCTCGCCACGTCTCCGGATGCGAAGGCGGTTCCCCAGGCGGAGCCGCTGCCGAAGCACGTCCTGCCCGCGTCCAAGGACGGCAATCTGGTGCTGGGCCTGTGCGACGGTGAGACGTCCATGGAAGTGCCTGGCGTGAAGGATGGCCAGAAGCTCACCCGCGCCCAGGCCATCACCGCCACCGCGCAGTTGATGGGCGACTGGCGCAAGAAGAACCCGAACGCGAAATGGGATGACGTGCCCGGCCCGGTGCTGGCGCAGGCCTCGCCTCCGGCCACGAAGAAGTCCCCCGCGCCCGCGCCCCAGCCCGCCCCTGGCGCGAAGCCCGCGGGCAGCGACGTGCGCCCGGGCGGCGTCGGCGCGCAGACGGGCGCGAGCGCGGTGCCCCAGCAGCGGAAGGCGGATGTCCAGACGGGCCACACCTATGGCGCGTTCTCCGAGCGCGACGAGCAGGTGTGGGCGGACTCCGTGCAGGCGGCGGTGAAGGAAGGCCACCGGGTGTTCCACGACGCGGAGGCGCTGGGCGGAACGGTGGGCGTGTCGTGCGACATGTGCCATCCGGACGCGGCCAACACCCACCCGGAGACCTACCCGAAGTACCAGGTGCAGCTGGGGCGCGTGGCGCTGCTGCGCGACATGATCAACTGGTGCATCGAGAACCCGGTGCGCGGCAAGCCGCTGGCGGACGGCGACCCGAGGATGCGCGCGATGGAGGCGTACATCTACGCGCAGCGCAAGGGCGTGAAGCTGGAATACGGCAAGCACTGA
- a CDS encoding metallophosphoesterase translates to MANKFQSIETKHYAERDAFFEGLKKLDRRAFMRIAGISAGIVAGMGRLTPNSFQLVNVAEAQGEKPRFSFAYISDTHLYENKLNDRFVRAILKAVDDVNALDPQPDFVLFGGDLAQLGQAGELKLGAQILKSVKAPIKMMVGEHDWFLDMGELWRDLFGPPNYSFDHKGVHFVVLNSIHEKDFWTERKLSPMERMKIVAGLDNGIQSRFEVGAEQRQWLQNDLAKVAKTTPLIVFSHSPLYKYYKPWNFWTDDADEVQAILKPYEKVTVIHGHTHQMLSNRIGNISFHGMLSTAWPWPYAPEGLPSLTVPMNRADPFSQFDGCGDGRMDVLESGLVDKLYNLWQRDPITVRASYLGSGGKQSAPPKTRLPTY, encoded by the coding sequence ATGGCAAACAAGTTCCAGAGCATCGAGACGAAGCACTACGCCGAGCGCGACGCCTTCTTCGAGGGGCTGAAGAAGCTGGATCGCCGCGCCTTCATGCGCATCGCCGGCATCTCCGCCGGCATCGTCGCGGGCATGGGCAGGCTCACGCCCAACAGCTTCCAGTTGGTCAACGTGGCGGAGGCGCAGGGGGAGAAGCCCAGGTTCTCCTTCGCGTACATCTCCGACACGCACCTGTACGAGAACAAGCTCAACGACCGCTTCGTGCGCGCCATCCTCAAGGCCGTGGACGACGTGAACGCGTTGGACCCGCAGCCGGACTTCGTCCTCTTCGGCGGCGACCTGGCCCAGCTGGGCCAGGCCGGCGAGCTCAAGCTGGGCGCTCAAATCCTCAAGTCCGTGAAGGCCCCCATCAAGATGATGGTGGGCGAGCACGACTGGTTCCTGGACATGGGCGAGCTGTGGCGCGACCTGTTCGGTCCGCCCAACTACTCCTTCGACCACAAGGGCGTGCACTTCGTGGTGCTCAACTCCATCCACGAAAAGGACTTCTGGACGGAGCGGAAGCTCTCCCCCATGGAGCGCATGAAGATCGTCGCCGGCCTGGACAATGGCATCCAGTCCCGCTTCGAGGTCGGCGCCGAGCAGCGCCAGTGGCTCCAGAACGACCTGGCCAAGGTGGCGAAGACGACGCCCCTCATCGTCTTCAGCCACTCTCCGCTCTACAAGTACTACAAGCCCTGGAACTTCTGGACCGACGACGCGGACGAGGTGCAGGCCATCCTCAAGCCGTACGAGAAGGTCACCGTCATCCACGGGCACACGCACCAGATGCTCAGCAACCGCATTGGCAACATCTCCTTCCACGGGATGCTGTCCACCGCGTGGCCGTGGCCGTATGCGCCGGAGGGCCTGCCCTCGCTCACGGTGCCCATGAACCGGGCGGATCCGTTCAGCCAGTTCGACGGCTGCGGCGACGGCCGCATGGACGTGCTCGAGTCGGGGCTCGTGGACAAGCTCTACAACCTCTGGCAGCGCGACCCCATCACCGTGCGCGCCAGCTATCTCGGCTCGGGTGGCAAGCAGTCCGCGCCCCCCAAGACCAGGCTGCCCACCTATTAG
- a CDS encoding cytochrome-c peroxidase, producing the protein MRLPSGVVTVCAVVLNSGVGLAASPPSQQTQAASPQLPPGVSATLWRVSVPQGSEPTPERVALGEKLFRDKRLSVDNTVACMTCHEPELGFTDGKPLSEGVKQQKVARNSPTVLNALFNATQFWDGRAATLEDQAKLPILNPREMGMPDADTVMKKVRGIPEYVTDFQKVFGREPTFDDLATAIAAFERMQFSGDARFDKFIAGDSKALTASEKNGWALFNGKARCNSCHAGNAVSPLFSDQKFHNIGVAAHKQDFVTLARKGVQVVRAGDEKQIDELALNSEFSELGRFLVTRQENDVGSFKTPTLRNVGITGPYMHDGSLATLWDVMDHYNKGGVANPYLDGGMQRLGLTEPEIDDLVAFLFTLTDSKFDKLNKEQLAKQRARKNTRPERDTAIAMGKKGNLGDIAPNPDLAEKNPADLGFYGSVTPAPVIPAVKQR; encoded by the coding sequence ATGCGGCTGCCTTCGGGCGTCGTCACGGTGTGCGCCGTGGTGCTCAACTCCGGCGTGGGACTGGCGGCATCACCCCCTTCACAACAGACCCAGGCAGCCTCTCCGCAACTGCCACCGGGCGTGTCCGCGACGCTGTGGCGCGTCTCGGTGCCCCAGGGCTCCGAGCCCACGCCGGAGCGGGTCGCGCTCGGCGAGAAGCTCTTCCGGGACAAGCGCCTGTCGGTGGACAACACCGTGGCCTGCATGACGTGCCACGAGCCGGAGCTGGGCTTCACCGACGGCAAGCCGCTGTCCGAGGGCGTCAAGCAGCAGAAGGTGGCGCGCAACAGCCCCACCGTCCTCAACGCCCTGTTCAACGCCACCCAGTTCTGGGACGGCCGCGCGGCCACGCTGGAGGACCAGGCGAAGCTGCCCATCCTCAACCCGCGTGAGATGGGCATGCCGGACGCGGACACCGTCATGAAGAAGGTGCGGGGCATCCCCGAATACGTCACGGACTTCCAGAAGGTCTTCGGCCGCGAGCCCACCTTCGACGACCTGGCGACCGCCATCGCCGCGTTCGAGCGGATGCAGTTCTCCGGGGACGCGCGCTTCGACAAGTTCATCGCGGGTGACAGCAAGGCGCTCACCGCGTCGGAGAAGAACGGCTGGGCGCTCTTCAACGGCAAGGCGCGCTGCAACTCCTGCCACGCGGGCAACGCCGTGTCCCCGCTGTTCAGCGACCAGAAGTTCCACAACATCGGCGTCGCCGCGCACAAGCAGGACTTCGTCACCCTGGCGCGCAAGGGCGTGCAGGTGGTGCGCGCCGGTGACGAGAAGCAGATCGACGAGCTGGCGCTCAACTCGGAGTTCTCCGAGCTGGGCCGCTTCCTCGTCACCAGGCAGGAGAACGACGTGGGCTCTTTCAAGACGCCCACCCTGCGCAACGTGGGCATCACCGGCCCGTACATGCACGACGGGTCGCTCGCCACGCTGTGGGACGTGATGGACCACTACAACAAGGGCGGCGTGGCCAATCCCTACCTCGACGGGGGGATGCAGCGGCTGGGGCTCACCGAGCCTGAAATCGATGACCTGGTGGCGTTCCTCTTCACGCTCACGGACTCGAAGTTCGACAAGCTGAACAAGGAGCAGCTGGCGAAGCAGCGCGCCCGGAAGAACACGCGGCCGGAGCGGGACACCGCCATCGCCATGGGCAAGAAGGGCAACCTGGGCGACATCGCGCCGAACCCGGACCTGGCGGAGAAGAACCCGGCGGACCTGGGCTTCTACGGCAGCGTCACCCCGGCGCCCGTCATCCCGGCAGTCAAGCAGCGCTAA